CCAAGATTTCCGATTCTCTTTCGGATAGATCGTTGGATATGTTGCTAAGTTCATCCGCATCATCCTTATCGTTCATCACTTCCATTAAGATGTCGCTGGAAAAATAGGATTTGCCGGAAATAATGCTGCGAATAGCAAAAAGCATTTCATCATCCGTAGAGGTTTTATTTAGAAAACCTTTCACCCCTAATTTGATCAAACGCTTGATGTAGAGTTTGGGTGGCTCCATAGAAAACATCATGATGGCCATTTCCGGTGCTCGATCAAGCATGAATTTTACCAGGGCTAAAGCTTCGTAATCCGGTAGGTTAATATCCACGATCGCCATTTGGTAAAAGTCAGGATCTGACTGATGCTCTTTGATTTTTTTAACCGCTTCCTTCCCGGTTCCCACCACATCAATTTGGCTGAATAATTTATTCCGCTCCATAAAAGAGCTCATTCCCATTTGTACTACCGGATGATCGTCAACGATTAAGATATTGCCTGCCATAGCCTAATTTCAAATTCTTTTAAAAATATCACTATACCGCCAATCAAAAAAGTAAAGCGCTTCAAAATGAGTGATTAAAGTGATGAGTAAATAGATTTTAGGGCTTACACAGGATGGTTTTAATGCGAATATCATGGGCTTCGGTGGGGATTTCTGCTTGCAGCATGAAGGGGTAGCAAAGTGCAAGTGTTTGAGATTCAGGGTGAAGTTTTAGGAACCGGTCGTAATATCCTCCTCCATAACCTAATCTCCCCCCTTTAGGATCGAAAGCGAGGCCAGGACAAATAATCAGATCGATGCTTTGCTCGTATAACTCTCCTTTCAAGGGTTCCCAGGTTCCCCATTTGCTTTGCTTTAATTGATCTTTCCCTTCATAAATGATTGGCTTTAGCACCCGATTGGGGGCAATTTGGGGGATGATAATAGTGATGCCTTTTTGATGTAAGGTCTCCAGAACCGGCCAATGGTTTACTTCATGGTCCATGGGGATGAAGCTGTGAATAGTCCGAGGTTGAATATCCTCGATGAAGCTAAAAAGCACTTTCTGCAGTTCGTGATCCCATTTTTCTTTAAGATGGGAATCCAAGCTCTGTAGCTTATTTAAAATTTCGGATCGGATATGCTGCTTAGATACTTTCACGGTTGCTTAGGAGCTCGTTTATAGCTTCATTAATTTTTTGACTGGCCCCCAATTTGGTTTGGATATAATCTTCAAATCGAGTGGATGCCGGTGTCTGCTCTTGGAAAGATAAAAATGCTTTTTTAAGATCCGGATAATTTTCAATTTCTGCCGCAAGACCTAATTGAATCATTTCTTCGGTTTCCGGAAACTTTTTTCGCTTGGGTCCAAATAGAACGGGTATTTGATAAACAATGGCTTCAATAGTATTGTGTACCCCTTTGCCTAATCCTCCTCCTATTAAGGCCAGATCTGCAGTTCGATAGATATATCTTAATTGTCCGATGGAGTCGATAAGAATGACCCTGTCTTGGCTATTGAGCTCCTTCTTGCTGTAGGGTGATATTCCAAATTTGCTAAAGCGTTGAAGGATGCTCTGGATATTACCTTCACTAATATCGTGCGGAGCCAAAATGAGTTTGAAATCTGAATGCTCTTCCAATAAATTAAGCAGGAGGTTTTCTTCTTTTTTCCAGGAACTACCGGCTATCAGGCAAAATTTTTCATTAATAAAGGTCTTCAGAAAGGTCGTGTCATAGTCTTTTGCCTTGTTTTCGAGGGCTCGCTCAAATCGACTATCCCCACAAAGGCCAATTCCCTTGATTTTTTCCTTTTTAAGGATTTCAAGGCTAGGGGAGTCCTGAACTAAAATTCGGTCAAATTTCAGCAAGGCTTTTCGAAAAAAGGCCTTTTGATCACCCTTGAAATAAATTTGATTAGCACGGAAAACGGCTGGAGCCAGAATTAGTTTAGTGTTAACCTTTTTTAATGCCGAAAGTAAAAATGGCCAAATCTCATATTTGATAAATAGTGCTAGCTCTGGCTTTAGGATCTCAGCAAAATCGGCGCTATTTTTTTTCTCGTCCAAAGGCAAGTAAATGATGGCGTCACAGAGCTCTGTTTCTTTAAAATACTCATAGCCACTGGGGGAAAAGAAACTCACGAAAATTTGATGATCTGGCCACTGTTTACGTAAGTTTCGCAATACCGGGGTTCCCTGTTCCATCTCACCCAAAGAGGCGGCATGAATCAGAATTCGCTTTTTTTCAGGATCTACTAATTTCTGTAGCTCTTCGCGCCATAAGTGCCTGCCATCCACCCATTTTTTAGCCTTATCAGATTGCAAGGCGGCTAAATGAATTAAGGCTTTATAAGTCTTAATTACAATGGGATACAGTATTCTTTGAAGGCTAGTCAAGATAGTACTCCTCCTTTAAGCCACCCAGATATATGGGTATATACCATTTCAGTTTTAAACTGTACATGAAATTAAGCTGGGGCTCAGAAGACAGGAGTCCGGTAGGGTAATAGTATTTACGTAAATCTTGGGTCCAGATTTCGGATACTTCAAAGGATAGTTTGAAGTTAATCATGTGATTTGGTGAGAGGTAGAGGTAACTGATGTTTTGACGCAGGCTAAAACCGCTGGATAAGCGATCGTAACCTTTCTTGTATTCATCTAAAATTTGGGGGGAGTCATTATTGACATTATCAATATTGAGCCAGTAAAATCCATAACCTGCGCCCAAGCCTAAACCCAAGCCACTGTTAAGGTTGGGGCCTGTTTTAGGGAAAATCTTTTCCAAGCTTAAATGAAAATGGGTGCCGCGCTGGTTGATATTTACCACCGCATAATTTCCAGTGGTGTTGATTAAATTTCCATTATCGGTAAAAACATTGCGGAGCGCATTTTGACGGTTTGGCACTTCGCCTCCAAAAAGGTATTCCCCCTCTAAACTCAAAATGAGATTAGAGCGGAATTTACGTCCAACATTAGCACCAATACTAAAGCTTTGAGAATAGCGATCAGTCCAATCGCCTGCCGGAAAATTAAGACTGGCCTGAGCTCCCAAGAGCCACATGCGATCAGCTTGCTTAGATTTTTGGTTTTGCCCCGATAGCTTAGGAGCGCTGAATAGAAATAAAGTGAGCAGTAAGTAGTGCAGTGCTTTCATTAAGAGCAAAAGTATTTTATTTCATCATAGTATGATCTTTCCGCTATCGAATTGAATTCCTGCTTTGAATAGGCTTGGAATCAAAATTTAGGTTTCTCTTTTCGGATTATTGACTAACGTTTGGGAGGCAAGATTCTTCTTCCTTTAGGAAATATTTCTTTTTGGAATACATCTTTTTAAGGTTCAAGTAATTGTGCTTCATGTCTTTGGCTTCTAGGTTGCTGTTTTGAATTTCAATTAAATGTGGATATAGATCGACAATTGTAGTTGCTTTTCTACAACTAATCTGCTAATGTTTTACTCATCAAGCATTTAGGCTGTAATTCATTTGTGTTGAGAAATTGAAATGGGATTCGCCGCATGACTGACTTGTTATTCAGGGGTTTAAGTCTGAGGTGAATCTGATTGTTTACAAAGAAACACAAGCTAAATTCTTGATTTATGCACTTTAAAAGGATTATTCTACTCGTATTTATATTGGGGCTATTTAAAGCTCAAGCTCAGCAATTGGCCAGTGCTTATGTTGGTGGGGATTTTACCGCCAATAAAAGTGGGGTTTTTTATCAGAAGAATGTCGTGAATACCCCGCATCCAGAATCTTTGGCCGGACAAGCCATGTGGTCTTATAATGGCACCATTTACTTGTTTGGCGGTTCTTCAAAAGATCCGAGTAGCAATAATTTTACGGTAAGAGCCAATAACCGATTGTGGACTTATACTCCTGCTGCCGGATGGACCTTGGTTTCAGGATCCACGGGATTTGCTACCAGTTATGGTCCCCCCTATGTATCCGGGACTTCCTCATTGGTTTATGGTCAAAAGGGAGTGGCTGCATCTAAAAATTTACCTGGAGCCCGTACTGGGGCAGCGACCGCTCAAAGCCCAAGCGGGCAATTGTTTATGTATGGTGGCTTTGGCTTGGGTTATAATAGTTCCGGTACTAAAATAACCGGCGCTCTGGAGGATTTGTGGATGTATAATGGAAGTCAATGGGTTTCATTGATGGATTCAGTTTCGGTAGCTCAAAGTGGGGTTTATGGTACCCTGGGTCAGGAAGGGCCAAGTTTTACTCCCGGTTCCAGAGCTAATGCCACTATGTGGTATCAAGATGGTTATTTGTATCTATTCGGAGGGGCCAGTGCGGTTGACATTGGTTGGATGGGACCAACACTCAGGCCTACCCAGAATAAAAATGATTTATGGCGCTATAATATTTCAACTGGTCAATGGTCTTGGATTTCGGGAAGTAGTGGGGTAAATCCACTAGCCACTTCCAGTGGCTCTGTGTTTACCTATCCTGAATCAAAATCAGGTGCTGCTCATGTATTAGGAAGTGATGGCAATCATTATTTCTATGGAGGTTGGACTGTAACGAGTTCCGGTGTTGTTGCTCGATCTCAAACTTTCTGGAAGTTTGATGGGATCAACTGGTCAGTACTTTCGGGTGATCCCAGTAGTGTGTCCAATGCGAATGGCAGTTTAAGCGGAGGTCTAACGGGCGCGAGTTTGGCAGAAGCGAATGGAAACATTTATCTGATTGGTGGGATGATCAGTGTGAACTTATTTCCATTTAGCTATTGGGCGAATTCAACTATTTATAAGTGGGATGGCTCTGCCTGGTCTTCCTATAAAACTTGTGCATCAACCTACAACAATATTAGCAGTACCGAATATTCCAGCACGGCCTGTTTGGGTTCTTTGGTGGGTGAAATTAAGTCGGTAAAGCTGAATGATGAGATCTACCTTTATGGTGGTTTAGGCTTGGC
The Croceimicrobium hydrocarbonivorans genome window above contains:
- a CDS encoding 3-deoxy-D-manno-octulosonic acid transferase, which gives rise to MTSLQRILYPIVIKTYKALIHLAALQSDKAKKWVDGRHLWREELQKLVDPEKKRILIHAASLGEMEQGTPVLRNLRKQWPDHQIFVSFFSPSGYEYFKETELCDAIIYLPLDEKKNSADFAEILKPELALFIKYEIWPFLLSALKKVNTKLILAPAVFRANQIYFKGDQKAFFRKALLKFDRILVQDSPSLEILKKEKIKGIGLCGDSRFERALENKAKDYDTTFLKTFINEKFCLIAGSSWKKEENLLLNLLEEHSDFKLILAPHDISEGNIQSILQRFSKFGISPYSKKELNSQDRVILIDSIGQLRYIYRTADLALIGGGLGKGVHNTIEAIVYQIPVLFGPKRKKFPETEEMIQLGLAAEIENYPDLKKAFLSFQEQTPASTRFEDYIQTKLGASQKINEAINELLSNRESI
- a CDS encoding 5-formyltetrahydrofolate cyclo-ligase; this translates as MKVSKQHIRSEILNKLQSLDSHLKEKWDHELQKVLFSFIEDIQPRTIHSFIPMDHEVNHWPVLETLHQKGITIIIPQIAPNRVLKPIIYEGKDQLKQSKWGTWEPLKGELYEQSIDLIICPGLAFDPKGGRLGYGGGYYDRFLKLHPESQTLALCYPFMLQAEIPTEAHDIRIKTILCKP
- a CDS encoding response regulator, whose product is MAGNILIVDDHPVVQMGMSSFMERNKLFSQIDVVGTGKEAVKKIKEHQSDPDFYQMAIVDINLPDYEALALVKFMLDRAPEMAIMMFSMEPPKLYIKRLIKLGVKGFLNKTSTDDEMLFAIRSIISGKSYFSSDILMEVMNDKDDADELSNISNDLSERESEILGLMIRGKSPKEICELLNLHKSSVATYRTRIFDKIGVKSNFELYQWALKEGLIHP